GCAGTCCTGCATTGACATTAACGGCGCGTCTTTGGGTAGGGGGCTCGCGGAGCACCTCAGGACGGCCTGCAGCATCGTCAGAGACAATGAGAAGGAGCTTCGCTGATCAGGACAGACGGGAAACAAACGAGCGTTCCACAGACTACAGCTGCCACTGGAGAACTTCAGGAattccccctccaccccccagtGGGACAGACACTTTGACAAGCTGAACCCTAAGAACGTCAGCTCCTCCGTAAACGCGGGAGCGTCCACGCTGTGCTTCAAGTTATCCTTAATCCCGAAAAAGACCGTGACGAAGCCGGTGTGTTCCCGTTGGTTCACACACAGGGAGTGCATGAAGACTCCAGCTGGCACAGATTGTCCCGGGCCGatccagcagctgctgatgaTGGAGCCCCCTCCTACAGACGCCCCCGCTTCCAGTCTGGAGTACTCCACCACTGCTCCGGCTCCCACAGAGCAGCTGGGATCGAGGACGCTGTACATGACGCAGCAGCCAGAGGAGTTTTCAGCCACACTCAGGCTGAAGGCGGACGACAGGAGACCCAGCTCGCCTCGCAGCGCCTCGTCCTCAGTCAGGTGAAACAGGTACTCCGAGGTGGTCCCAACGTGATAAAACTTGGAGTTGTTCAGCAGGATGACATTCAGGGGGGTCCCCTTGAGAAAATGGAAGATCTTTTGGCGGCTTTCAACCAGACTGCGCTCCTCTTTGACGGTATTAGCAGTGTTGTTGGTGTATTCCACTGTGGCTTTAGGGCCTAAAGCCTGAAGAAAGTCCCCATATGCATCAATCTCACAGCTCAGAGGCCCCAGCTCCTTCAGCAGGTTCAGAAGAGACTTGGCAGTAGCAAAGTCGAAATAATAGGTGCTGTCTGTGTAAACAAATTCACTGTCAGACACGAAAAACAACCCACTCGGCTTCTTACAAACAGCTCCGTTGTCTCTCATCTTATCGATGCTCGGCTTGTGGAGAAAGCGCAGACAGGAAGCGTTCTCCATTTCCGGGTAAGAGGAACTTTCATGCCGATCCAACACAAACACCCCGTGGGTCGTTCccacagacagagaggaggggtGAGCCAAAGCTGTAAAGCCAGGTTTATCAAACGTAACCCGCTCTTCCTCGCCTACGCTATAGAGCTCTATGTCGTCCGCACAGGTCACCAGGACGCCGGGCTTCATCTGTGACGGGAAATCCACGTACATGGCCAATTTGAGCTCCAACATCTGGTAGATGGGCTCACCCAGAGGCAGAGCCATGAAGATCTTGCCCAGAGCGCTGGCACTGGGCAGACGCTGGCTGAACCCACCTGGAAGCAAGAGAAGGAAGTGAGAAACGCTCACTTTGTATAGAATCTGAACGCTTCTATTGACTCATGATTGTTCTGCAGttctctcatttttatttaaaatgctaCAATTAAATGGTTCCGCAACATTTCTGagaaaacctttctttttattttaaatatgaagcagaaaaaaaacccatcttgTTTTACTGTTAGGGAAAACGTCTCAAACAAGAAAGTATGAAGCTGACCTGATTTTGCATTGAACTCTTCAGGAAGTCATGCTTTTCTTTtgcttaaaagtaaaagttaaataGCTGACATGGCTGCAACAGAAGGAGTGTGTAGTCTACAGTAGCCATTTGGACTTCTTTGCTATGTCAAAGCTataatttactcttttttttttcttcctacagCCTTCAAAGCAGGCCCTGGGGATCAGTTCCCCTGTTTTCCTGTATGTTTATGTGTTCCCTCTGCTTCAACCAACCTGAGTTAATTGAATAGGTAATGAGGTCCAGCTgaatatctttgttttgtctatGTCAGCCAGAAGTGGTCAGACTCTAAATGCTATAAAAAGGGGCTTTGGAGCTTTCCTTTGCTATCTTGTTTAGCCTTGGAGACGCATGAAGGTGAAGAAGATAGCACCGTTTAATAACTcctcaggaccaggattggttAAACAATGTCTAGAGCAAAACCTTTTTACCACATTAACATGGAAGAACAAGAATTTACTCTAGattgaatttatttatctatAAGCTACACAATCTGGGTTAATTGTAAAGCAAAAAACACCCCAGATACGATAACAACAAGGAGCATTTCAGCTATTTTCCTAGTATTTGTAGACAAGACATATTGATCAACAATGTATAGTATGATTGTGAATATTTTAACACAGATAGGGTTTGGTCTCTGTTTGATAACCACTAGAGGATGTGaaagataaatgaaataaaaaccatctAAAGGAGTGAACCTGCAtggatgaggatgactctcagtccACTCAGAGAGTTTCCATAGatgtcctccagctgctgcagagcatACAGTGTAGAGCCTCCATTcccttaaaaacacaacaataaaacaaggtaAAAGTTAAATCAGATCCCTTCTATTTCTGTCCACGGCTGGCTGACTTGTTCTCGGACCTATTTTGGACCCAGGAGGATCTGAGAAGACTTTGTAGTGAGTTCCGAGGGGGAGCTCCTTCCGGTCGAGTTTCTCGCTGATTTGCAGCTCGTACGCTTCTTTCTGGCTCCCGTCGACAGCTGTCACGACTACTACATCCCAGAACTCACCCGAACGAACCTCTCGACCTTTAAGAAAAgcaacaggttgtttttttttcacttaactAGAAGACATTCATGTTTCAGATGTGTGAAATACAAACTCTTACCTCGCAGAAAGTTTAGTTTCCCGAGTTTTTCTCTTGTTGCAGTTTGTAGTTTCCTGCTACAGTCCGGATTCATAATGGAACtaagaatatttaataaatgtatcCGGTAAAGTGCTAAAAAAAAGGCGTGTTTTTAGTGCAGAGACTGTACTTTCGGGTTTGCTTCCGGGTTGGTCACGTGATCAGCTGTGGTCCAATGAGAGCGCTCTGCAAGAATCCTGGCTTGCttgaaaaaactaaatttggcaaacatgaacaaattacattattgttttttttaactttaggtATTATCATTAGTATACATTTAGAggttaaatatgaaaataaaaaaaaattagcagtGAGAAAATGGACGTGAATCAAAAACTGAGTCTCTCCTCTGAAGGCTGTGAGCTGACTGGATTTACATCATGATCAAAGAAATTTTCTTCCTGGGACGTTTTTGGACtatattattttctgtttccatgattcagactgtttttttcATAAGCAGGCTCATTCATTTCCTAAGTTTCAGTAAGCAGTTTGAGCATAAAAGgcctttttaacaaacacaatttaaacttcacactttgcaaatgaaaaaaaagactccagaTTTGTACTTCTGCCTGACATGATCACTGACTACAGCATTAAAATCCCAAGGCAAAGTGGGATAGAACTGCATCCTTTACTCTCCTTTGTTTCCCTTCATAAAAATGGTTAAGGAATGTTAGGAATGCAAGGTGGTCAGGGATGAACACAATCCACAAAACAACtgtgtttattctttaaatgaaatcattGCAGTCTGTCAGATCTTATGTCAAAAACACTATAAAATCAGTTTGAGTGCATCTGCACAAAACTACACTtctatctttaaaaacaaaggtaTTTTGGTACACTTAATGTTAAAAAGACCCTCAATGTTGTCCGAGTAGTTTAATTTCGGTGTTcggtataaatgtttattactcGTCCTTTTGTCCTTGGAGCTCACCGTAGTTAGTCTGACGTCATCACGTTACTGCGTCCAGTGTTTTAGCATTGCTAACGTTCGGGAGCCGAACCACCGCGGGGAGAGACGTACCgcagcatttgtttctttacgAGTGTGCGTCATTTAAAAGTGAGTTATTTGTTCGAATGCCTATTATTATAAGTGTTCGTTTTATACGTGTTCGTTCCGAGCTAACGGCAGTGTATATTGTGGAACGGTGCGCGAAATACACGTTATTAACGGTGGAGGCGGACTTCCTAGCTTACGGCTAAGCTAGCCAGTTATTGTTCTGCTTATCACGGTGAAACTTAATTTcggtatttgtttattttacagaaaaaccacaCGCGTACGGCGACCCATGCTGGCAAATTAAACCACGCTGTGTATGTGCTCATCCCTGTTCAGTATTGATGACTCAGTTCGAATACAGAATAATCGAAAGGAGCCAGCCTCGTGTCTTCATTCTCCTACATCATCACCCATCCTAACACCTTGTCCTGATCTGATTCCTGGCTGAAGTAGTGTTCTAGCCGACACTCCAGGTTGAGAGCGGTGATAAACACGGTCCAGTATCTTATGATCCGTTCCCAAGGCAGACTCACCTACACCTAATGTACATGtaaacttattattatttaatttaaataaattaaaactggtTGAGGTGGTGGTACAAAATAGAATACAGCAAAATAAATTACTACACCTCATCTTAAAGCAACTTTAAAATCTTAGTTACACTAGCACGGtcgacaaaaacaaaaacaaaaactgtcagtGTTGAGACAAATCATGTTACATATCTAAATGATAATTTCTCTGTAGGTCAGAATTGCATAGAAAGGTTTCTGTAACACACTGGCTTTAATAAAGAGGCAGAAAATCTACTTGTGCACATTTGCTTTATAACTAAAGTCCATAACTCTTGATAACCCGTGAGAGGAACTGAACTGTGACTTTGTTAAGAAGCCAGGACATCCCTCCACTGCAGCGATGAATCTGAGAGGACGCTGCTCGTTCCTCCTGATGGGACTTTCCTTCTTGCGAGGAGAcattgtgttaaaacaaagaggGTGGCAGAGTCTCGAGGCTGTCCTTGTTAGCCTCCAGGAAGTGGCTGCAGGCGGAAAACGTGCTGGAAAAGCTGGAGGAGAGGCCGGCAACGTCGGTGGAGATGTAGGGGAGGACGCCTGGCGTGGCCTGATTGTAGTAGgtgatctgaaacaaaaacacgacgTGATGTTGGACGTCGTGTCTCAGGTTCAGTTAAACATGCAGCACAGGTACAACGGGTCAATTCGCTAACCTTGGTGACGGTGCCGGACTCCTCCCAGAGTGTGAAACCCGCGCAGAGCACCTCTCCCCTGGTGTAGTCCTCCGTGGGCGGGTGAGTGGGCAAAGTGACGGAGCGCAGAGCGATCAGATATGGGTCCCTAGAGGAGACAAAACGCAATCATATGAAACACTGTTAAAATGAGTgttgaaaacaaaccaaaaaaacacaaaagtgtcaTTTTGAAGCACCTGGCATCACAAGGTTTCCTTCTAGATCCCAGCAAGATGAAATCTTTCCCTTTACCACCTTTACTGACAGAGGGAGTAACAACACGATAAAGGGTGTCATCCTCATCCGCCTGGTTGATCACCTCACACTCCCTGCAgatgaaacacaacaaagaaaagaagggagaagaagaaaatacacacatacatattttatagattttagatttttcagGGTCAGATGCTGCTCTCACAAGCAAATAATCAAGTTACATCTCGGAGTTACTgctcatttttttacataaaaccagtaatttggaaaacctccgtTCCTGCTGTCATAAAATAGTTCTCTGGAGAAAACTGAGCTCGCTCTGCTGTAACGCTCGCTGAACAATGAACTGAGTCACACGAAGCCAGATTCTAGTTACTGACTCATAATGCCGGTCCCactcttttctcctcctcaggtCTGACAGGAGGTGGAACGCCTGCTCTGCTGGGACACTGACGTGCATCTCCACCTTGATGCATAGCATGTGGTTTTCCTCCAGTATGTACAGCCTGACCTGTGAATGCAACACCGATGTTTATGTACAGGTCAGGGCAGGCTATTGTAAAAACTGACACTTAACCTGGAGAGTGCATGGATGATTAGAAATATTCTTCCTATTAGAAATAGCTTTATGTAAAATGCATCATATTGTGAGCTCCTCTCATTACCTGAGCATTTTCTAGGGGTCTGTAGAAAGGTTtggaacaattaatgtcttacctgttgtagatcgcCCTTTAAATGGCCACAGTTTCGAGTGACAgagtttaattaattaattaattactaAATAACTGGAGGTTTTCAGGATAGAAGAACTCCACTCTTGCCTCGACCACACTCACACTAGCAGTGAGCTCGTCTGTCTGCTCAGATTTTAAGATATaaccacaacaggtaagatattaatcgttcataacctttccacagaaccccacttcaaaagatctgagggGGTAATACATGTCAGAATGCGAAAAATAAGACAGCTGTACTTACTGAAAAAGCTACATCCCGGATAATATTACAAACCTTATTTTTCTCTGATGTTAAGACCCAGTTGCTCCTGGCATCCATCAGTTTCAGAGCTGAAACGTTGTTGTAGCTCAGgtacatctgaaaaaaataaaattaaaaaagaaaaagcgcCACCTGAACTCATAAGTTCGAGCACAACGTCTGAACAGCTTTTATCTCTTTGCAAACAATACCTGGTTACTTGGATCCCAGGGCACAGACAGGGGCACTTCGGTTTGCTTGCAGGAAGTGatatattttctgtaaacattAAGGACGGCAATGATGTTCCTCGGGCACCAAACAACGGCcataaaactaaacagtgtAAACACTCCGACTCAAGCAGGAATGCCACTTATTTGATTAATAAGCAGGAGAATACAGATTATACTGAAGGCAGGGTGCTTAACGGCTGAACAATGAGTTTATTATTCTGCACCCAAGATTATTTAGCAGTGATATGCTGTCCTTGCTGCTGCAAAATGACTCTAAACAATGGTCTGTATCACACGATGCCATAAAAACTAATACACTTTTCAAACACATTGAGTGATTTATACTACATCATGTTagataattgattttttttctaatttttatgcACTTTGTAGGTCatattatttgtatatttaatagtttgtgtttaaaatatgcCGCCTTTATACAACGAACTGAAGAAAACAGCTTCCTCCTCAAGCCAGCATTTACCTAATGTTATCTCTTTAAGCCAGGCTTACAATGAAGGACAAAACCCTGATTATTTAATATCTCAGTAACCTGTCAAGGCGAATCTTCCTCCTGGCAATAGCTTCTTGGTAACGTCTTCCACCATCCTGTAAAACGTCCCAAACGACACACCTTTCAGAAAACTTCCTTGCCGTTGCAGGCCTCCGGAGCGGCAGGAATGCAGGTTGAAAAACTTACAACAGGCTCGGGTCGTAGCCGTGGCAACGTGCGGGGCTTCCTGTCACCGTCCAGCACCTCAAAGGTCATAAAGGCGCTGTTTATATGGCGCAGGGGTTCACCACCCTGATAGGCCTCGGCACAAACTCCCACCTCCATGCTGGAAAACAACACAATTGCGTAagttgcaaacacacacaaaaagaaaacatgttacAGTGGCACACTATTGCCATTTACTGAAACATGCTTATTATGCGGACACCCACCTGTGTTTGAAGGTATTATTAACAATAGCTTTCAGAACCAGTCGGTCCCCAATGTGGGACGGGCCACGGAAATGGAACATGTCTATGGTCCTCAGGGTCGGGTGAGCATTACACAATCGACTAGATCAaaatatggggaaaaaaacgaaAAGTTTGTCAGTTTGCAATTAAAGCAATGGAAGACATTTGAGAACATAGATATTTTTTGTCCAAAAAGGGGTCAACCAACAAAGATGAtcgctctgaaaaaaaaaagacaaaaaaataaataaaaagtagaaaaacaaacaaacaaaaaaacaaaaaaaaccccagcttGAACAAATATTCGCGGTCAGCTGAGGAGCATGTGGACCGAAGCCAGAAGGCTGCTGGAAAATTGTTTTTGGAGTATAAAAGAAGCATTCTGTTTAGTCAAAccattttaacaaacacataTACAAGGGGTAAAACCATGCAATTaagaaatatatattaataatgaaagaattttaaaaaacacaacaaaattaaatatgttttgaCAACGCAAAATTCATTTCAGcacaaaaaacagtattttagctGTGAAACATGACAGAGGTAGTATCATGGTTTGGGACTGTTTTTGCATCATCTGGACCAGGACTGCTTGCCACCACGAATTTTATAACAAATATGGATTTATACCGATGACGTCTAAAGGAAATGTAAGCCTTTCGACTGAATATCTAGATACAGCAGATcgtgcagaacaaaaaaaaagcaatcctAAGAATAAAGATCATGACTTGGAACGACCGATCTGACCTTAATGCTGGATAAAAGTTAAGGAGGAACCAGTCAGGACTGAATTATTTCAGGTCAACCCAGATTTAAAGCTGCTCCATGTAGAATAATAGATAAATAACTCTTAAAGCTGGTGGGTCAAAATGTACACCAGGAAAAGATTAGCATACTTTGCCACTCACAAATAAATCATAATGAATCAAtattatcaataaataaatgaccaaGTATTAgggtttttcttatttattttagactggttatttttactttacttttaggACTTATGTGGAAATCTGATgatgttttgggggtttttttgtagtagaaaactaaaaaacattatGTTATATATCTCTAAGTCTTgtcaaaacaatctttttaaagctaaccatttttcagaaaagaaaaaaaagaaaaaggtaatacCTTGCTGCAATTGTAGCTACATTCTCCATCCAAGCCATGATCTGGCCTCCAAAAGTGCTGACCTGATGGTTGGCGTGCGGCGGCAGCACCAGCTCCACGCTCTCTACTCGAGTCCGCTCGGCTGGCACGGCGTCCTCGTACTCCTGACGTTCTCCTGGTGAAGGAGCCAGAACAAGGAGCTGTAATCCAACCGACGTTTAGGCGCCATGTCGTAAAAAGCCTCGTGCCCGTACCCAGCTGAGCCGTGCTGCTGTTCAGCAGGTCGGTGATGATCTCGGCGTGGATGAGCCTCATCCTCCGCCGCTCTGCTGCCAGGCTATACTCCATCTGCTCCGCCTGCGTGCGAGGGATCACCTGCTTCAGGTGTACCTGTGTGCTCGGAAACATGAAGCCCGGCGACGTTAGATTCGGCTCAGGTGAAAAATGCTTGCGGCTCGTgttgttgcagcttttttttattttaccttgcCGGCTTCGGTTCGTCTGGAAACAAAGGTGGCAAAGGCACGGCAAACCTTCCACTGCCGGTCGGTGTACAGGTCTTCACAGGTCACCAGAATGCCCACCTGAAATTCAAACGAGCGCCGCGTTCACTGCAGTTTCAGCGATTAATCTTCACTCTGCTGAAGCCACACGGAGACGTTCACCAACCTCCATGCTCGACGTGAAGGCTCTGTTGACTTTTGCTACGATGCTGACAACGTTTCCAACCCTGCAGAAGACAGACACCAGCACCCGTCTCTACTatcactttgttttaatgaacaataTGTTGCCTGTCCAGTAAACGCTCCTTCAGAGTCACTCCATGTTGAGGCGGTATCAACGTTAATACGTTACCCTATGGTGTGCTCGAAGTGGATGTCGTCTACGGACGCAGTGACGCAGGAACAACctgaatgtctctcagctaaGAGAAGAGAGATTACACAAAACTGTAACGAGTTTGTAGGACAAAGCTTCATATGTGAACAGAAATGCAACCAAATAAAAGCAATcagtaaaaaatatatcaatCTTATTTAATCCCAggagcacagctgcagcagaagttATGAATGCCTTAGACAAGCGGTCTCCAACAGGTTTGATGATCTGAtgtatattaaaatatttgtataaatgttgatttaaaaaaaaaaaaaaaagcttttgattgTTTCTGTGCGGCCCAGTTCTAAACAAACTATGGACCGGAACTGGTCCTCGCCCCAGTGGTTGTGGACCCCTGGCTTTGACACgtattttctttgtgaaacTTTGGGACAGCAGatctgaaaaataacaaaactttttatataaaaaaaggactttttatATCTCAGCAAAGCTCATTATTACAACTTAATTATGACAAAGTCAGacatatttataaattaaaaacaatatcttgacaaaaatatatatctatattaTATTGGCCAAAGTTTAATTGTGTACTTAGTTTTAatgactgcaaataaaaaactaaattttaagccaattaaaaaataaaatgtagctCAGAACTGAAATCagtacaaataaaacagtacACTGAAACAACTTAAAATCAGCAATATCTTTACATATAATACtgacaaaataataagaaactAATTTTAAGCACAGTATTGCAATAAACAACCATTGGGAGCTCTTTTTATTGCGTCtctctggttgttttttgtaaatctttgcagccattttgcatttagaagtgtttttttttatgtcctttGGAGGCGACTGTATCTCCTTTTATTTTAGCATCTCTGTCACAGATTGTCCGTCCCTCTGGTAATCACGTGTATTTGTGCAGCGCATCTCCTCAACACAACACGCTcggaaataaaaccaaagcttCAATGAAACATAAATGTATAGGAAACACatactgattaaaaacataaaactgaaatcaaaacTTTATCCATTAAGTTATCAAGTGAGCCTAACTAAATGctaccaataaaacaaaacatttgaatctAAAACCACACCTGTGACTTTTTGGCACGTTAACAAGTTTAACTATAACATAGAATAAATTAAGATTTTCATagaatgtctgttttgttttcattctgctttaagaaacattaaaaattggGGTTGTTTCGTATCTCATATCTGccattttatgtgattttttttgtatttgtgttgaaTTTAGACACATTAAAGTGAACTTTAAACCCAACAATCAGGCTTTTCTTATTGCGAGCTTCCCTGGGAATGGAAAATTCCCCTCTTAAACGTCTAATCTGCCACTGTGAGAGGACTTGGGAGGACCTTCCCCACCGGACAAGCAGGCCGTGGAGTCCATCCACTTCAGAAGCTGCCCGACACTCAGCTCCCCGCAGTGATTGGCGTGGCAGGGCAGCACGATCTGACTCATCTGCACCTCGGTGGGGTTTCTGTACACCTCCCCGCAGACGCCCTGGATCACCTGGGGCTCCAAAGTCACGTCTGCCAGCTTCTCCTCGGACGTCATGACTCTATAAAGACGgggaaaaatgcagaaaaatgaagGGTTTCTAAGTGAGAAGGGGGGAAACTTGGCCAAGTCAAGTGATGTGAAGTACTGTTTAAAAAGACATAGTTGGTGaaaggagaggctgttattgaAGGTTAAAATTTAAAGACAGTCATCCTTGTGGGCAAATAAGGGCAAATTAGTGGTTAATATTCAGACAGGCTGTCAAGCCACCAAGTTTGAGTTTTACTCCCTGTCAGACCTGAGAAAAGCACATTGGTTTGACAATAATCCTGAAATAATCTGGCTTTAATAAGGGATTGCTCAACATTTCTTTCCCCGCAGCCACCTGAAAGGCTCAGTCCTGTAAACCACCACTGCGTGTAAAGCCTGCTTTAATTGCAAAGCGAGCCGTGGAGATGTCCTTTCTGAGTGAGGCGGCGGACACAAACTATTTCCAGAGCTGCCCACAAAAAGGAAGCCCTGGATGGTGGAGAGGGCCAACTTTCTGCTCCTGCGCGGCTCGGCTGACTTTCAGAGATCCGCGGAGAAACAGCAAGCAGTTCAGAACTTGTCCCAAACACCTAAACGTGTGTTGTTTGTgggctgacacacacacacacaagccaaaACACAACGGGCGAGctctgacaacaaacaaacacaaaatggctcacgggctggaggagctgaagctgaagtcCCGTCAGCGCGCTCAGAGCCGGCGGAGGAAAGTGCGAGGCATGCCTCTGAGCTGGTCCGACACGCAGCACGACCACCCTGTCCtcaaaacacagctgctctgcCGGAGAAGTTCGTCCACTggagggaggaagaggcagAGACACCCCCTTCCTCCTGCAGCGGGCGGCTACAGTGAGTCCAGCTTTTTAAGGTGGAACTGGAGTTGGAGCAATTAAACGCACCAATTAAAGGTgtagataaaaaatatatctatgtttacttttattacaCCACCTCTATGATTTTTAACAAGTGTGAACTGTGAGTCTGACCGAGAAACAGATGTAAACTagagaaaatgcagtgtgaccgctgaatgagccgaatgactgctgaaattagCCGAAGGAGCTGAAATTAGCTAAGGAGATTTTAGTGAAAACAtgaagaacagaagctaaaaagagcagaacggtaggtaaaagcagcaaaagcgTAGCTAAAGGCTGAAAGTAGAAAATGACTTCcttaaagtagctaaaagctattcaaaggctaaatgtagcagaacacCTTaccaaaaatctaaaagtaacaaaagggcAGCTAAAAGTGGTAAAAGGCTATCTTAAAGTTAAATGagtaaaaggttagctaaaagtagcaaaacactagctaaaagtagcaaaaggggaGCTAATAGCAAAAGGTAGGGAAAGGggaggtaaaagtagcaaaagactagttaaacataacaaaaactcaactaaaggctaaaagtagcaaaatgctagttaaaagcaaaagctaaaaagtatcaaaagggtaccaaaaggttagctaatagctaa
The Kryptolebias marmoratus isolate JLee-2015 linkage group LG24, ASM164957v2, whole genome shotgun sequence DNA segment above includes these coding regions:
- the fpgt gene encoding fucose-1-phosphate guanylyltransferase, with product MNPDCSRKLQTATREKLGKLNFLRGREVRSGEFWDVVVVTAVDGSQKEAYELQISEKLDRKELPLGTHYKVFSDPPGSKIGNGGSTLYALQQLEDIYGNSLSGLRVILIHAGGFSQRLPSASALGKIFMALPLGEPIYQMLELKLAMYVDFPSQMKPGVLVTCADDIELYSVGEEERVTFDKPGFTALAHPSSLSVGTTHGVFVLDRHESSSYPEMENASCLRFLHKPSIDKMRDNGAVCKKPSGLFFVSDSEFVYTDSTYYFDFATAKSLLNLLKELGPLSCEIDAYGDFLQALGPKATVEYTNNTANTVKEERSLVESRQKIFHFLKGTPLNVILLNNSKFYHVGTTSEYLFHLTEDEALRGELGLLSSAFSLSVAENSSGCCVMYSVLDPSCSVGAGAVVEYSRLEAGASVGGGSIISSCWIGPGQSVPAGVFMHSLCVNQREHTGFVTVFFGIKDNLKHSVDAPAFTEELTFLGFSLSKCLSHWGVEGEFLKFSSGSCSLWNARLFPVCPDQRSSFSLSLTMLQAVLRCSASPLPKDAPLMSMQDCLQQKDLQEMLKLRRALHDDITQRKVSR
- the acot11b gene encoding acyl-coenzyme A thioesterase 11b — protein: MTSEEKLADVTLEPQVIQGVCGEVYRNPTEVQMSQIVLPCHANHCGELSVGQLLKWMDSTACLSAERHSGCSCVTASVDDIHFEHTIGVGNVVSIVAKVNRAFTSSMEVGILVTCEDLYTDRQWKVCRAFATFVSRRTEAGKVHLKQVIPRTQAEQMEYSLAAERRRMRLIHAEIITDLLNSSTAQLGERQEYEDAVPAERTRVESVELVLPPHANHQVSTFGGQIMAWMENVATIAASRLCNAHPTLRTIDMFHFRGPSHIGDRLVLKAIVNNTFKHSMEVGVCAEAYQGGEPLRHINSAFMTFEVLDGDRKPRTLPRLRPEPVDGGRRYQEAIARRKIRLDRKYITSCKQTEVPLSVPWDPSNQMYLSYNNVSALKLMDARSNWVLTSEKNKVRLYILEENHMLCIKVEMHVSVPAEQAFHLLSDLRRRKEWDRHYEECEVINQADEDDTLYRVVTPSVSKGGKGKDFILLGSRRKPCDARDPYLIALRSVTLPTHPPTEDYTRGEVLCAGFTLWEESGTVTKITYYNQATPGVLPYISTDVAGLSSSFSSTFSACSHFLEANKDSLETLPPSLF